Proteins from a genomic interval of Providencia stuartii:
- a CDS encoding BON domain-containing protein, with translation MKLFKSVSALFVAIFMAFTLAACAPTDKSEGTGGYIDDTVITTKVKSALLAEKDLKSTQISVETFKGRVQLSGFVDSRADANKAIETTKKVKGVQSVIDSMKIR, from the coding sequence ATGAAATTATTCAAATCCGTTAGTGCATTATTTGTCGCTATCTTTATGGCTTTCACACTCGCGGCCTGCGCACCAACAGACAAATCTGAAGGTACCGGTGGTTATATTGATGATACCGTCATTACAACTAAAGTAAAATCAGCGCTACTGGCTGAGAAGGATTTAAAATCAACACAAATTAGTGTTGAAACCTTTAAAGGCCGAGTGCAATTAAGTGGTTTTGTTGATTCAAGAGCTGACGCTAATAAAGCGATTGAAACAACGAAAAAGGTCAAAGGCGTTCAGTCTGTGATTGATTCAATGAAAATCCGCTAA